The following coding sequences lie in one Spinacia oleracea cultivar Varoflay chromosome 1, BTI_SOV_V1, whole genome shotgun sequence genomic window:
- the LOC110779075 gene encoding clathrin interactor EPSIN 1 isoform X2, with protein sequence MDFMKVVDQAVREIKREVNLKVLKVPEIEQKVLDATDNEPWGPHGSALAEIALATKKFSECQMVMNVLWTRLGETGKDWRYVYKALAVIEYLIANGSERAVDEIIEHTFQISSLAGFEYVEPNGKDVGINVRKKAENIVALLNNKDKIEEARKKAATTREKYVGLSSTGMSYKSSSASYGGNSSQSSNRYGGFSGRYDDDGYRSKNEDHSGQDKFEKFVPKSHQGASSERKTSHYSRNQDLPLAGSSKPSSGINSDEYSAISHQNASATSNGQIDDDDDDDFDPRGTAATKPAPGSSQQVDLFGESLIGDLLDAPTTTPSQSSAMSSKSSDVDLFADADFVSAAPPVEGKAKSQTQPNIDLFAAQPASSTAQPAPSAAAFSTMDFFAASDPVVPPEIKSESTGPSNVNFVDPFATIPLNSFGGSNLLGASSTQTDQLSAEPTENPLKNNAAFDLNAKFLPESKAPLKKDNFQVKSGIWADSLSRGLIDLNISAPKKVDLAGIGIVGGLSDGSEEKQKAPASYNMGSAMGMGMGMGMGMGMGTGTGFGGSGANPTQTGGDDFFSSFTSSSQYQFGGFQK encoded by the exons ATGGATTTCATGAAGGTTGTGGATCAAGCTGTTCGCGAAAT AAAAAGAGAGGTGAACTTGAAGGTATTGAAGGTTCCTGAGATCGAGCAAAAG GTGCTGGATGCAACTGATAATGAGCCTTGGGGTCCTCATGGAAGCGCACTGGCAGAAATAGCTCTGGCCaccaaaaaatt TTCTGAATGCCAGATGGTTATGAATGTTCTCTGGACGCGATTGGGTGAAACAGGAAAGGATTGGCGTTATGTTTACAAG GCACTGGCTGTGATAGAGTATCTCATCGCCAATGGATCTGAACGAGCTGTTGATGAGATCATAGAACatacttttcaaatttca TCACTCGCAGGCTTTGAATATGTTGAACCTAATGGAAAGGATGTGGGGATCAATGTCAGGAAGAAGGCGGAAAACATTGTAGCCCTTCTAAATAACAAGGATAAAATAGAAGAAGCCCGGAAAAAAGCTGCTACTACCCGTGAAAA GTATGTTGGCCTCTCATCTACTGGGATGTCGTACAAGTCAAGTTCAGCTTCATATGGTGGTAACAGTTCCCAGAGCAGCAACAGGTATGGAGGGTTCAGTGGCAGATATGATGATGATGGTTACAGGAGCAAAAATGAAGATCATTCTGGACAAGATAAATTTGAGAAATTTGTTCCCAAGTCACATCAAGGAGCTTCTTCTGAAAGGAAAACATCTCATTATAGCAG GAATCAGGACCTTCCTTTAGCAGGTTCTTCAAAACCATCTTCAGGGATCAACTCCGATGAATACTCTGCCATTTCACATCAGAATGCAAGTGCGACTTCAAATGGACAgatagatgatgatgatgatgatgattttgaccCTCGGGGTACTGCTGCAACAA AGCCTGCTCCTGGAAGTTCACAACAAGTGGATCTTTTCGGAGAAAGTTTAATTGGAGACCTCTTGGATGCACCTACAACTACTCCCTCACAAAGCAGTGCCATGAGTAGCAAGTCATCCGATGTTGATCTATTTGCAGATGCTGATTTCGTATCCGCTGCTCCCCCAGTGGAAGGAAAAGCAAAATCTCAAACTCAG CCAAATATTGATTTGTTTGCTGCACAGCCTGCATCATCCACTGCACAACCAGCACCTTCGGCTGCAGCTTTTTCAACAATGGACTTCTTTGCAGCATCTGATCCAGTTGTGCCACCTGAAATAAAATCTGAAAGTACTGGGCCATCAAATGTGAACTTTGTAGATCCGTTTGCAACTATTCCATTAAACAGCTTTGGTGGATCTAATCTTCTTGGGGCATCTTCCACTCAAACTGATCAATTATCTGCAGAGCCCACAGAAAATCCCCTTAAGAATAATGCTGCATTTGACTTGAATGCCAAATTCTTACCAGAATCAAAAGCACCTCTGAAAAAGGACAATTTCCAGGTTAAATCTGGAATTTGGGCTGATTCTCTGAGCCGTGGACTGATTGATCTTAATATATCTGCTC CCAAGAAGGTAGATCTGGCAGGTATTGGAATAGTTGGTGGTTTGAGCGATGGTTCAGAGGAGAAGCAGAAGGCACCTGCATCTTATAACATGGGGTCAGCCATGGGCATGGGCATGGGTATGGGCATGGGTATGGGTATGGGTACGGGTACTGGATTTGGTGGAAGTGGTGCTAATCCAACGCAAACTGGTGGAGATGATTTTTTCTCAAGCTTTACCAGCAGCAGCCAGTATCAGTTTGGTGGCTTCCAGAAATGA
- the LOC110779075 gene encoding clathrin interactor EPSIN 1 isoform X1 has product MDFMKVVDQAVREIKREVNLKVLKVPEIEQKVLDATDNEPWGPHGSALAEIALATKKFSECQMVMNVLWTRLGETGKDWRYVYKALAVIEYLIANGSERAVDEIIEHTFQISSLAGFEYVEPNGKDVGINVRKKAENIVALLNNKDKIEEARKKAATTREKYVGLSSTGMSYKSSSASYGGNSSQSSNRYGGFSGRYDDDGYRSKNEDHSGQDKFEKFVPKSHQGASSERKTSHYSSRNQDLPLAGSSKPSSGINSDEYSAISHQNASATSNGQIDDDDDDDFDPRGTAATKPAPGSSQQVDLFGESLIGDLLDAPTTTPSQSSAMSSKSSDVDLFADADFVSAAPPVEGKAKSQTQPNIDLFAAQPASSTAQPAPSAAAFSTMDFFAASDPVVPPEIKSESTGPSNVNFVDPFATIPLNSFGGSNLLGASSTQTDQLSAEPTENPLKNNAAFDLNAKFLPESKAPLKKDNFQVKSGIWADSLSRGLIDLNISAPKKVDLAGIGIVGGLSDGSEEKQKAPASYNMGSAMGMGMGMGMGMGMGTGTGFGGSGANPTQTGGDDFFSSFTSSSQYQFGGFQK; this is encoded by the exons ATGGATTTCATGAAGGTTGTGGATCAAGCTGTTCGCGAAAT AAAAAGAGAGGTGAACTTGAAGGTATTGAAGGTTCCTGAGATCGAGCAAAAG GTGCTGGATGCAACTGATAATGAGCCTTGGGGTCCTCATGGAAGCGCACTGGCAGAAATAGCTCTGGCCaccaaaaaatt TTCTGAATGCCAGATGGTTATGAATGTTCTCTGGACGCGATTGGGTGAAACAGGAAAGGATTGGCGTTATGTTTACAAG GCACTGGCTGTGATAGAGTATCTCATCGCCAATGGATCTGAACGAGCTGTTGATGAGATCATAGAACatacttttcaaatttca TCACTCGCAGGCTTTGAATATGTTGAACCTAATGGAAAGGATGTGGGGATCAATGTCAGGAAGAAGGCGGAAAACATTGTAGCCCTTCTAAATAACAAGGATAAAATAGAAGAAGCCCGGAAAAAAGCTGCTACTACCCGTGAAAA GTATGTTGGCCTCTCATCTACTGGGATGTCGTACAAGTCAAGTTCAGCTTCATATGGTGGTAACAGTTCCCAGAGCAGCAACAGGTATGGAGGGTTCAGTGGCAGATATGATGATGATGGTTACAGGAGCAAAAATGAAGATCATTCTGGACAAGATAAATTTGAGAAATTTGTTCCCAAGTCACATCAAGGAGCTTCTTCTGAAAGGAAAACATCTCATTATAGCAG CAGGAATCAGGACCTTCCTTTAGCAGGTTCTTCAAAACCATCTTCAGGGATCAACTCCGATGAATACTCTGCCATTTCACATCAGAATGCAAGTGCGACTTCAAATGGACAgatagatgatgatgatgatgatgattttgaccCTCGGGGTACTGCTGCAACAA AGCCTGCTCCTGGAAGTTCACAACAAGTGGATCTTTTCGGAGAAAGTTTAATTGGAGACCTCTTGGATGCACCTACAACTACTCCCTCACAAAGCAGTGCCATGAGTAGCAAGTCATCCGATGTTGATCTATTTGCAGATGCTGATTTCGTATCCGCTGCTCCCCCAGTGGAAGGAAAAGCAAAATCTCAAACTCAG CCAAATATTGATTTGTTTGCTGCACAGCCTGCATCATCCACTGCACAACCAGCACCTTCGGCTGCAGCTTTTTCAACAATGGACTTCTTTGCAGCATCTGATCCAGTTGTGCCACCTGAAATAAAATCTGAAAGTACTGGGCCATCAAATGTGAACTTTGTAGATCCGTTTGCAACTATTCCATTAAACAGCTTTGGTGGATCTAATCTTCTTGGGGCATCTTCCACTCAAACTGATCAATTATCTGCAGAGCCCACAGAAAATCCCCTTAAGAATAATGCTGCATTTGACTTGAATGCCAAATTCTTACCAGAATCAAAAGCACCTCTGAAAAAGGACAATTTCCAGGTTAAATCTGGAATTTGGGCTGATTCTCTGAGCCGTGGACTGATTGATCTTAATATATCTGCTC CCAAGAAGGTAGATCTGGCAGGTATTGGAATAGTTGGTGGTTTGAGCGATGGTTCAGAGGAGAAGCAGAAGGCACCTGCATCTTATAACATGGGGTCAGCCATGGGCATGGGCATGGGTATGGGCATGGGTATGGGTATGGGTACGGGTACTGGATTTGGTGGAAGTGGTGCTAATCCAACGCAAACTGGTGGAGATGATTTTTTCTCAAGCTTTACCAGCAGCAGCCAGTATCAGTTTGGTGGCTTCCAGAAATGA